The following coding sequences lie in one Arachis stenosperma cultivar V10309 chromosome 5, arast.V10309.gnm1.PFL2, whole genome shotgun sequence genomic window:
- the LOC130979705 gene encoding uncharacterized protein LOC130979705 — protein sequence MKKGKKTKLRMADFLKTPSPVASPTNDSPKSAIFSRPTATTSKAAAKRAAIDLTGASPPLSHRPLSSIADLKAMASAGVDDLRRQSDRSHSEILKDLEASHSRLHKRLKMQTQACHQVMDEAEKEYKKLSERITESREAMKASYDEFMAEAQASASRACKTSITELSQSFEKAIDSLRNRYGISSN from the exons atgaagaagggaaagaagaCGAAGCTGAGGATGGCCGATTTTCTGAAAACGCCGTCGCCGGTGGCTTCTCCGACGAACGATTCTCCAAAATCGGCGATTTTCAGCAGGCCAACAGCTACTACTTCCAAGGCCGCAGCTAAGAGAGCTGCCATCGATCTCACCGGCGCTTCTCCGCCTCTCAGCCACAGGCCTCTGAGCAGCATCGCCGACCTCAAGGCCATGGCGTCCGCAGGCGTGGACGATCTCCGGCGCCAAAGCGATCGTTCTCACTCCGAGATCCTCaaggatcttgaagcttctcaTTCGCGTCTGCACAAGCGCTTGAAG atGCAGACTCAAGCATGCCACCAAGTGATGGATGAAGCAGAAAAGGAGTACAAGAAGTTATCCGAACGGATCACTGAAAGCCGTGAGGCAATGAAG GCATCTTATGATGAGTTCATGGCAGAGGCACAGGCCAGCGCATCTCGTG CATGCAAAACTTCAATCACTGAGCTTTCGCAGTCGTTTGAGAAGGCTATTGACTCTCTTCGAAATCGTTATGGGATTTCGTCAAATTAA
- the LOC130981886 gene encoding probable polyamine transporter At1g31830 isoform X1, protein MVMMVPSEKVKNDEGVAAKQERTTVDSVEDTTVAADRSSPQPQETTHQAPHDNNDSQNQEKLRAAATTRQASRMGEFNSNVEYVTVVDLPSPRRTHTMKKVSILPLVFLIFYEVSGGPFGVEDTVHAAGPLLALLGFVVFPFIWSIPEALITAEMGTMFPENSGYVVWVSTALGPFWGFQQGWMKWLSGVIDNALYPVLFLDYLKSGVPALGGGLPRILATWGLTIVLTFLNYRGLTIVGYVAVFLGVFSLLPFVVMGFLSIPDLKPSRWTVVNTKDVDWNLYLNTLFWNLNYWDSISTLSGEVENPKKTLPKALFFALILVVLGYFFPLLIGTGAVPLNRELWTDGYFSDIAMILGGAWLRWWLQAAAAMSNMGMFVAEMSSDSFQLLGMAERGMLPEFFSKRSRHGTPLVGILFSASGVILLSWMSFQEIVAAENFLYCFGMILEFIAFILLKIKHPNASRPYKVPGGATGAILMCIPPTALICVVLYFSTLKVMVVSLIAVSIGLVLQPCIKYVEKKRWLKFSHSADLPDLEHEESTHSLVN, encoded by the exons ATGGTGATGATGGTACCATCAGAGAAAGTGAAGAACGATGAGGGAGTAGCGGCAAAGCAAGAAAGAACCACCGTTGACTCTGTGGAAGACACTACTGTTGCTGCCGACAGGTCTTCTCCACAGCCACAAGAAACTACTCATCAGGCGCCACATGATAATAATGATTCCCAGAACCAAGAG AAATTGAGGGCTGCAGCTACTACTAGACAAGCTTCAAGAATGGGAGAGTTCAACAGCAATGTTGAGTATGTCACCGTTGTAGATTTACCTTCCCCAAGGAGAACTCACACCATGAAGAAAGTTTCAATTCTCCCTCTTGTATTCCTAATCTTCTATGAGGTTTCAGGTGGTCCCTTTGGTGTTGAGGACACTGTTCATGCAGCAGGTCCACTCTTAGCCCTTCTTGGTTTTGTAGTTTTCCCATTCATATGGAGCATCCCTGAAGCTTTGATCACTGCTGAGATGGGCACAATGTTCCCGGAAAACAGCGGTTATGTCGTTTGGGTCTCGACTGCGCTGGGTCCCTTTTGGGGGTTTCAGCAGGGTTGGATGAAGTGGCTGAGTGGTGTGATAGACAATGCTTTATATCCTGTTCTGTTTCTTGATTATCTGAAATCTGGAGTCCCTGCATTAGGGGGTGGATTACCTAGAATCCTTGCAACTTGGGGTTTGACAATTGTTCTCACTTTCTTGAACTACAGGGGTTTAACAATTGTAGGATATGTTGCTGTTTTCTTAGGGGTTTTCTCGCTCCTCCCTTTTGTGGTTATGGGGTTTTTGTCAATTCCGGACTTGAAACCTTCGAGATGGACTGTGGTAAACACTAAAGATGTTGATTGGAATTTGTATTTGAATACTTTGTTCTGGAATCTCAATTACTGGGATTCTATAAGTACTCTTTCTGGGGAAGTGGAGAATCCGAAGAAAACTCTTCCAAAAGCTTTGTTTTTCGCGTTGATCCTAGTGGTTCTGGGGTATTTCTTCCCACTTCTGATTGGCACGGGCGCTGTTCCCCTTAATCGAGAGCTGTGGACTGATGGTTACTTCTCGGATATTGCTATGATTCTTGGAGGAGCGTGGTTGAGATGGTGGCTTCAGGCTGCTGCTGCGATGTCAAATATGGGAATGTTTGTTGCTGAAATGAGCAGCGACTCTTTCCAGCTTCTAGGGATGGCCGAGAGAGGAATGTTGCCCGAGTTCTTCAGCAAGAGATCTCGTCATGGAACCCCTCTTGTAGGTATACTTTTCTCTGCCTCTGGTGTAATTCTACTGTCATGGATGAGCTTTCAAGAGATTGTAGCGGCAGAAAACTTCCTGTACTGTTTTGGAATGATTTTGGAGTTTATTGCATTCATATTGTTGAAGATCAAACACCCCAATGCGTCTCGGCCTTACAAGGTGCCAGGAGGAGCCACCGGGGCGATCCTCATGTGCATCCCTCCGACCGCATTGATCTGTGTCGTGTTGTATTTTTCCACCCTCAAAGTAATGGTTGTAAGCCTCATTGCTGTGTCAATTGGGCTTGTCTTGCAGCCTTGTATCAAATATGTAGAGAAAAAGAGGTGGTTGAAGTTCTCCCATAGTGCTGATCTCCCAGATCTTGAACATGAGGAGAGCACTCACTCTTTGGTGAATTAA
- the LOC130981886 gene encoding probable polyamine transporter At1g31830 isoform X3, with protein sequence MGEFNSNVEYVTVVDLPSPRRTHTMKKVSILPLVFLIFYEVSGGPFGVEDTVHAAGPLLALLGFVVFPFIWSIPEALITAEMGTMFPENSGYVVWVSTALGPFWGFQQGWMKWLSGVIDNALYPVLFLDYLKSGVPALGGGLPRILATWGLTIVLTFLNYRGLTIVGYVAVFLGVFSLLPFVVMGFLSIPDLKPSRWTVVNTKDVDWNLYLNTLFWNLNYWDSISTLSGEVENPKKTLPKALFFALILVVLGYFFPLLIGTGAVPLNRELWTDGYFSDIAMILGGAWLRWWLQAAAAMSNMGMFVAEMSSDSFQLLGMAERGMLPEFFSKRSRHGTPLVGILFSASGVILLSWMSFQEIVAAENFLYCFGMILEFIAFILLKIKHPNASRPYKVPGGATGAILMCIPPTALICVVLYFSTLKVMVVSLIAVSIGLVLQPCIKYVEKKRWLKFSHSADLPDLEHEESTHSLVN encoded by the coding sequence ATGGGAGAGTTCAACAGCAATGTTGAGTATGTCACCGTTGTAGATTTACCTTCCCCAAGGAGAACTCACACCATGAAGAAAGTTTCAATTCTCCCTCTTGTATTCCTAATCTTCTATGAGGTTTCAGGTGGTCCCTTTGGTGTTGAGGACACTGTTCATGCAGCAGGTCCACTCTTAGCCCTTCTTGGTTTTGTAGTTTTCCCATTCATATGGAGCATCCCTGAAGCTTTGATCACTGCTGAGATGGGCACAATGTTCCCGGAAAACAGCGGTTATGTCGTTTGGGTCTCGACTGCGCTGGGTCCCTTTTGGGGGTTTCAGCAGGGTTGGATGAAGTGGCTGAGTGGTGTGATAGACAATGCTTTATATCCTGTTCTGTTTCTTGATTATCTGAAATCTGGAGTCCCTGCATTAGGGGGTGGATTACCTAGAATCCTTGCAACTTGGGGTTTGACAATTGTTCTCACTTTCTTGAACTACAGGGGTTTAACAATTGTAGGATATGTTGCTGTTTTCTTAGGGGTTTTCTCGCTCCTCCCTTTTGTGGTTATGGGGTTTTTGTCAATTCCGGACTTGAAACCTTCGAGATGGACTGTGGTAAACACTAAAGATGTTGATTGGAATTTGTATTTGAATACTTTGTTCTGGAATCTCAATTACTGGGATTCTATAAGTACTCTTTCTGGGGAAGTGGAGAATCCGAAGAAAACTCTTCCAAAAGCTTTGTTTTTCGCGTTGATCCTAGTGGTTCTGGGGTATTTCTTCCCACTTCTGATTGGCACGGGCGCTGTTCCCCTTAATCGAGAGCTGTGGACTGATGGTTACTTCTCGGATATTGCTATGATTCTTGGAGGAGCGTGGTTGAGATGGTGGCTTCAGGCTGCTGCTGCGATGTCAAATATGGGAATGTTTGTTGCTGAAATGAGCAGCGACTCTTTCCAGCTTCTAGGGATGGCCGAGAGAGGAATGTTGCCCGAGTTCTTCAGCAAGAGATCTCGTCATGGAACCCCTCTTGTAGGTATACTTTTCTCTGCCTCTGGTGTAATTCTACTGTCATGGATGAGCTTTCAAGAGATTGTAGCGGCAGAAAACTTCCTGTACTGTTTTGGAATGATTTTGGAGTTTATTGCATTCATATTGTTGAAGATCAAACACCCCAATGCGTCTCGGCCTTACAAGGTGCCAGGAGGAGCCACCGGGGCGATCCTCATGTGCATCCCTCCGACCGCATTGATCTGTGTCGTGTTGTATTTTTCCACCCTCAAAGTAATGGTTGTAAGCCTCATTGCTGTGTCAATTGGGCTTGTCTTGCAGCCTTGTATCAAATATGTAGAGAAAAAGAGGTGGTTGAAGTTCTCCCATAGTGCTGATCTCCCAGATCTTGAACATGAGGAGAGCACTCACTCTTTGGTGAATTAA
- the LOC130981886 gene encoding probable polyamine transporter At1g31830 isoform X2: protein MKLRAAATTRQASRMGEFNSNVEYVTVVDLPSPRRTHTMKKVSILPLVFLIFYEVSGGPFGVEDTVHAAGPLLALLGFVVFPFIWSIPEALITAEMGTMFPENSGYVVWVSTALGPFWGFQQGWMKWLSGVIDNALYPVLFLDYLKSGVPALGGGLPRILATWGLTIVLTFLNYRGLTIVGYVAVFLGVFSLLPFVVMGFLSIPDLKPSRWTVVNTKDVDWNLYLNTLFWNLNYWDSISTLSGEVENPKKTLPKALFFALILVVLGYFFPLLIGTGAVPLNRELWTDGYFSDIAMILGGAWLRWWLQAAAAMSNMGMFVAEMSSDSFQLLGMAERGMLPEFFSKRSRHGTPLVGILFSASGVILLSWMSFQEIVAAENFLYCFGMILEFIAFILLKIKHPNASRPYKVPGGATGAILMCIPPTALICVVLYFSTLKVMVVSLIAVSIGLVLQPCIKYVEKKRWLKFSHSADLPDLEHEESTHSLVN, encoded by the exons ATG AAATTGAGGGCTGCAGCTACTACTAGACAAGCTTCAAGAATGGGAGAGTTCAACAGCAATGTTGAGTATGTCACCGTTGTAGATTTACCTTCCCCAAGGAGAACTCACACCATGAAGAAAGTTTCAATTCTCCCTCTTGTATTCCTAATCTTCTATGAGGTTTCAGGTGGTCCCTTTGGTGTTGAGGACACTGTTCATGCAGCAGGTCCACTCTTAGCCCTTCTTGGTTTTGTAGTTTTCCCATTCATATGGAGCATCCCTGAAGCTTTGATCACTGCTGAGATGGGCACAATGTTCCCGGAAAACAGCGGTTATGTCGTTTGGGTCTCGACTGCGCTGGGTCCCTTTTGGGGGTTTCAGCAGGGTTGGATGAAGTGGCTGAGTGGTGTGATAGACAATGCTTTATATCCTGTTCTGTTTCTTGATTATCTGAAATCTGGAGTCCCTGCATTAGGGGGTGGATTACCTAGAATCCTTGCAACTTGGGGTTTGACAATTGTTCTCACTTTCTTGAACTACAGGGGTTTAACAATTGTAGGATATGTTGCTGTTTTCTTAGGGGTTTTCTCGCTCCTCCCTTTTGTGGTTATGGGGTTTTTGTCAATTCCGGACTTGAAACCTTCGAGATGGACTGTGGTAAACACTAAAGATGTTGATTGGAATTTGTATTTGAATACTTTGTTCTGGAATCTCAATTACTGGGATTCTATAAGTACTCTTTCTGGGGAAGTGGAGAATCCGAAGAAAACTCTTCCAAAAGCTTTGTTTTTCGCGTTGATCCTAGTGGTTCTGGGGTATTTCTTCCCACTTCTGATTGGCACGGGCGCTGTTCCCCTTAATCGAGAGCTGTGGACTGATGGTTACTTCTCGGATATTGCTATGATTCTTGGAGGAGCGTGGTTGAGATGGTGGCTTCAGGCTGCTGCTGCGATGTCAAATATGGGAATGTTTGTTGCTGAAATGAGCAGCGACTCTTTCCAGCTTCTAGGGATGGCCGAGAGAGGAATGTTGCCCGAGTTCTTCAGCAAGAGATCTCGTCATGGAACCCCTCTTGTAGGTATACTTTTCTCTGCCTCTGGTGTAATTCTACTGTCATGGATGAGCTTTCAAGAGATTGTAGCGGCAGAAAACTTCCTGTACTGTTTTGGAATGATTTTGGAGTTTATTGCATTCATATTGTTGAAGATCAAACACCCCAATGCGTCTCGGCCTTACAAGGTGCCAGGAGGAGCCACCGGGGCGATCCTCATGTGCATCCCTCCGACCGCATTGATCTGTGTCGTGTTGTATTTTTCCACCCTCAAAGTAATGGTTGTAAGCCTCATTGCTGTGTCAATTGGGCTTGTCTTGCAGCCTTGTATCAAATATGTAGAGAAAAAGAGGTGGTTGAAGTTCTCCCATAGTGCTGATCTCCCAGATCTTGAACATGAGGAGAGCACTCACTCTTTGGTGAATTAA
- the LOC130982009 gene encoding uncharacterized protein LOC130982009 encodes MVQWQRHFLPVFRQIAHSATTSSPQGKGLTTLTARTILLPSISSRSPVYHSFQYQGISGSTCLLSKSSNLEQTPTSSPLALTSFLGSKEAQDQKQTPVKKERVQAVMSKIKQSPKKVNLVAALVRGMLVKDALLQLQVTVKRASRTVYQGITQAQGNAVNNHGLDAERLIVAEAFVGKGLFRKKVSYHSKGRAGIKVKPECRLTVVVREITAEEEAKIARLKVHNFRKLTKREKRLVPHQLIVSNPVWGRKNKSSDRNSSATAA; translated from the exons ATGGTCCAGTGGCAAAGGCATTTCTTGCCAGTTTTTCGTCAAATTGCACACTCTGCTACCACCTCATCTCCCCAAG GTAAGGGTCTGACGACATTGACAGCAAGAACAATACTATTGCCCTCAATTTCAAGTCGTAGCCCTGTTTATCACTCTTTCCAATACCAG GGAATTTCGGGTTCTACCTGTTTGCTTTCTAAGTCATCAAATCTGGAACAAACACCAACTTCCTCCCCGTTAGCCTTAACTTCCTTTTTGGGTAGCAAAGAAGCTCAAGACCAGAAGCAGACACCTGTTAAGAAAGAAAGAGTTCAAGCAGTAATGTCAAAAATAAAGCAG AGTCCTAAGAAGGTCAACTTGGTTGCTGCTTTGGTTCGTGGTATGCTGGTTAAAGATGCATTGCTGCAATTGCAAGTGACAGTAAAGCGAGCTTCAAGAACTGTATATCAG GGTATTACTCAAGCCCAAGGAAATGCCGTAAATAATCATGGATTGGATGCAGAGCGCCTCATTGTTG CCGAAGCGTTTGTTGGAAAAGGATTATTCCGGAAGAAAGTTTCTTACCATTCCAAAGGAAGAGCCGGCATCAAAGTCAAACCGGAATGCCGGCTAACAGTTGTAGTAAGAGAAATAACCGCTGAAGAAGAGGCGAAGATTGCGAGGTTGAAGGTTCACAATTTCCGCAAGCTCACGAAGCGTGAGAAACGGCTTGTGCCGCATCAGCTTATTGTGTCCAATCCTGTTTGGGGCCGCAAAAACAAATCTAGCGATCGAAACTCGAGTGCCACTGCTGCATGA